The following are encoded together in the Triticum dicoccoides isolate Atlit2015 ecotype Zavitan chromosome 6B, WEW_v2.0, whole genome shotgun sequence genome:
- the LOC119324183 gene encoding ATPase GET3B-like — translation MLATASPHLHATAHRLSLAAPAGAARSARLPLRRPLRYAPLRLRASAAAEAAPSAKEGAQELGFEEMVARTTRRYYMLGGKGGVGKTSCAASLAVRFANSGHPTLVVSTDPAHSLSDSFAQDLTGGALAPVEGTDSPLFALEINPEKSREEFRTINQKNGGTGVKDFMDGMGLGILADQLGELKLGELLDTPPPGLDEAIAISKVIQFLEAPEYSMFSRIVFDTAPTGHTLRLLSLPDFLDASIGKILKLRSKIASATSAIKSVFGQEVQQQDAANKLEQLRERMVKVRELFRDTESTEFIIVTIPTVMAISESARLHSSLQKESVPVRRLIVNQVLPPSSSDCKFCAIKRKDQARALDMIKSDPELMGLNIMQAPLVDMEIRGVPALKFLGDIVWK, via the exons ATGCTCGCGACCGCCTCCCCGCACCTCCACGCCACGGCGCACCGCCTCTCCCTGGCGGCGCCCGCGGGCGCCGCCCGCTCCGCGCGCCTCCCGTTAAGGCGCCCCCTCCGCTACGCGCCGCTGCGCCTGCGCGCCTCGGCCGCGGCGGAGGCCGCCCCGTCCGCGAAGGAGGGGGCCCAGGAGCTGGGGTTCGAGGAGATGGTGGCCCGCACGACGCGGCGGTACTACATGCTCGGCGGGAAGGGAGGCGTCGGGAAGACGAGCTGCGCGGCGTCGCTGGCCGTGCGCTTCGCCAACAGCGGCCACCCCACCCTCGTCGTCTCCACCGACCCCGCGCACTCCCTGAGCGATTCATTTGCACAG GATTTGACTGGTGGGGCTCTCGCGCCTGTCGAAGGTACTGATTCGCCATTGTTTGCACTTGAG ATAAATCCTGAGAAGTCTCGTGAAGAGTTCCGGACAATAAACCAAAAGAATGGAGGGACCGGGGTAAAAGATTTCATGGATGGCATGGGCCTAGGGATTCTTGCTGATCAG CTTGGGGAGTTAAAACTGGGCGAGTTATTGGACACACCACCACCAGGATTGGATGAGGCAATAGCAATTTCAAAG GTTATACAATTCCTCGAAGCACCGGAGTATAGCATGTTTAGCCGCATTGTATTTGACACTGCTCCTACG GGCCATACACTCCGGTTATTATCTTTGCCGGACTTCCTTGATGCATCCATTGGGAAGATTTTGAAG CTTAGGAGCAAGATTGCTTCAGCAACATCAGCTATTAAATCAGTATTTGGACAAGAAGTTCAACAGCAGGATGCA GCGAACAAATTGGAGCAACTCAGAGAAAGGATGGTCAAGGTGCGAGAGCTTTTCCGTGACACAGAATCGACTGAATTTATAATCGTGACGATTCCAACG GTCATGGCAATCAGTGAATCAGCAAGATTACATTCTTCCTTGCAAAAGGAAAGTGTTCCTGTAAGGAGACTCATTGTTAACCAAGTTCTACCACCTTCATCATCAGACTGTAAATTTTGTGCTATAAAAAGAAAG GATCAAGCACGTGCTTTGGATATGATAAAGAGTGATCCAGAGTTGATGGGGTTGAACATAATGCAAGCACCTCTCGTGGACATGGAAATTAGAGGAGTTCCTGCTCTGAAGTTTTTGGGTGATATAGTGTGGAAGTGA